A segment of the Bacteroidales bacterium genome:
CCTATGTGGTGGCAAAACGAAATTTATTTTATTAGCGATAGGGATCGCACCATGAACTTATTTGTATATAACACACAAACAAAACAAACGACTAAACTTACACAATTCGACGATTTTGATATTAAATTCCCATCAATAAATGACGGAAAAATAGTTTTTGAAAAAGGTGGTTTCTTATATTGGTTCGACATTGCAACTAAACAAATTCAAAAAATAAAAATTACGATTGCCGACGACCATCTTTATTCGCTCAATAAATGGGTAGATGCATCAAAATTCATTAACGACTATGATATAGCACCCGATGGTAGCCGCCTTTTAGTATCCGCACGCGGTGACGTATGGACAATACCTTCACAAACCGGCATCAATATAAATCACACTCAAAGCTCTAACTCACATGAACGTGAAGTAGCCTATTCGCCCGACGGCAAATATTTTGCCTTTTTATCCGATCAAACAGGTGAATATGAAATCTATATTCAAGAAACTCATTCGAATAAACCTCCTATTCAGTTAACTCAAGGAAACGACAATTACATTTTTTCTTTCTTATGGTCGCCCGATAGCAAAAAAATTCTTTTCAACGACAAAAAATTTAATCTCAAATATGTAGACATTCATACTAAACAAATAACCCTTGTTTATCAAAGTAAAAGCTGGGAAATAAACGACTATACTTGGTCGCCCGATAGTAAATGGATAGCTTTTGTTGATAGAACTTTGCAAAACACCATGAGTCAAATATTTATATATAATATTACCAACAAAACTACTACTTCTATAACCAGCTCATGGTATTCAAGTAGTAACCCTTGTTTTAGTAAAGATGGAAAATATTTATTTTTTACAAGCGACAGAGATTTTAATCCAATTTATAGCAATACAGAATGGAATCATGCATATGTTGATATGTCAAAAATTTACTTTGTAACACTTCAAAAAGAAATTACTAATCCATTAGCTCCTACTAATAAAACTATTTTTTTTAGCGATGAAGATACCTCAAAGAAAAAAATAAAAACTCCTACCTCAATTCGTATCGATTTCGATAATATTTATAATCGTATTATAGCACTCCCTATAAAAGCCGGTAATTATTGGAATTTAAAATGGGCAGATAATCTATTATATTATAATTATTCATCGGAAAGTAGCGAAACATCAAGTATTCATGCTTTCGATTTTGAAAAAAAGAAAGAAAATAAGATAGGTGATTATAATAATTTTAAAATATCGGCTGATGAAAAACATATGGCTATTATTAAAGACAATAAATACTACATTGTCGATTTACCCAAAGACGAAATAAATCTTAACAATGTAGAAGCATTATCATTTAAGGGGATGAAAACATATATTAACACAAAAGAAGAATGGATGCAAATCTATAACGAAGCATGGCGTCAAATGCGTGATTTCTTTTACGACCCGAATATGCATGCTGTTAACTGGAAAAATATCTACGAAAAATACAAACCCTTAGCTCAAGCTTGTGCACATCGAAACGATTTAACTTATGTAATAGGCGAAATGATTGGCGAATTAAACGTTGGACATGCCTATGTAGGCGGTGGCGATCAAAATAATCCTGAACGAGTAAAATTAGGTTTATTAGGTGCTATAATTTCAAGACATCCATCGGGTTATTTTAAAATTGACAAAATATTAAAAGGCGAAAACTGGAACCCTACCTTACGATCACCACTTACCGAAGTTGGCGTTAATGTTAACGAAGGAGATTTTATTATTGCAGTAAATAATCAATCGGTTAAAAATGTTAACGATATATATAAATTATTAACCAATAAAGCCAATATCCCAATAGAGCTTACAATTTCTAATAAACCCGATGAACTTACAACACATAAAGTAGTGGTAACTCCTATTGACGATGAAGCCCCTCTTTACTACTATAATTGGGTACAAGAAAATATAAAAAAAGTATCCAATGCCACCAACGGCGAAGTCGGTTATGTACATATTCCCGATATGGGTGTTGAAGGACTCAACGAATTTGCCAAATATTTTTACCCACAACTCAACAAAAAAGCTCTAATCGTTGACGATAGAGGCAACGGTGGTGGTAATGTATCGCCAATGATTGCCGAAAGACTTAAACGTCAAGTTGCATTTTTTGGTATGGCTCGTAATCAAATAGAAGGCGAACCAACACCCAATCAAATGATACTAGGACCTAAAGTATTACTTATAAACCAATATTCAGCTTCTGACGGCGATTTGTTCCCTTATCAATTTAAAAAATATGGAATTGGAAAAGTTATTGGCGTACGCACATGGGGCGGAGTAGTTGGTATAAGAGGCTCACTTCCCTTTGTTGATGGCGGATATTTAATGAAACCCGAATTCGGACATTATGCATCCGATGGCAAATCATGGATTATTGAAGGCTACGGTGTTGAACCCGATATCGAAGTTGACAACGACCCATATAAAGAATATATGGGAGAAGACCAACAACTAAACAAAGCCATAGAAATCATATTAGATGAAATGAAAAGAAACCCAGTTGAAAAAGCACCCATACCACCATTCCCCGATAAAACAAAATAAACAATTGTTAATGATAGTTTTTTAAACTAAACTTTTTTTCTATTCATAAATTCTTTATTTTTACAACTAAAAAAATATGCGTAGTTTTTTATTTTTTCTCTTTATATTGCTGAACTCATTCTTTTGCTTTTCACAAAATCAATTTTATCGTACATTTGGAGTAGAAAATGGACTTAGTCAATCTATCGTATTTTGTTTACATCAAGATCATCATAACCAACTTTGGATAGGAACTATTGGTGGAGGTATCGATATTTTTAATGGTAATCAGTTTATTAATTACTCCAAAGGAAATGGTTTACCGAGTAATATGATACATAACATATATCAAGACTCTAATAATACTATTTGGATTTCAACCGATAATGGACTCGTGAAAAGAAATATATTAACCAACCAAGTTTATACTACCGAACATGGTTTACCTTCAAATAATATTTGGAATTTTATTGAAGTATCAAAAAACGAATACTGGATAGCAACCGATGCAGGTATTGCCATTTTAAAAAATAATAAAATTACTATACCAAAATTTTTAAGCACTATAGCCAACAATAAAATATTTTCGCTTTTTAAAGATTCCAAAAATCGTATTTGGATAGGTACTTTTTCAAATGGTTTATTTTATTACGATCAACAATATATTAAAGCCGTTTTAGACTCTAATAATTTACCTTTAAAAACAACTTGGACCATAAACGAAGATAATATCGGCAATATTTTCATAGGCACTTCGCAAGGAGCATTTATATATACAAATAAGCAAGAACTTAAACCAATTTTAGGAAATTCTACCTTTACAAATTCTTTTAAATTAAACGAAGAACTTTACACTTGTATTTACGGAGGCGAAATTTTTAAAATAATGAATGGTAAAATATCATTTGTAAAAGCACTTCCCATTAGTAATGTACGCAGCTTTATTATCGACAAAGAAAAAAATATTTGGATAGGTAGCGAAAATGGTCTTTATCAATTTCCTAAAACTCCCTTTATAAATTGGAATCAAAATCAAAAATTATTACAAAAATCAGTATTTTCAATTTGTAAAGGCTATGCTCCCAACGAATTTTGGATAGGATTTGATAATTTAGGTGCTAACTATATAAAAACCAAACAATTCAATATTACAGAAACGAACTCTTTTATACAAATAGGCTATATTTTAAAAGAAAAACCTAAAATTAATAAAAAAAACATAAAAGCCCTTATAGGAAGCTTTATATCTTCAATAATAATTGACAATAATGGCAAAACATGGTTTGGAACATTAAATGGTATCACTATTTTTAACCCTAAAGATAGTACATATTGGCATATTAGCAACCAAAACAGCTCAGATTTAAAAAACATTATAATTCACCCCACTATAAACCGCTCTGTAAATCATCTCAGTAAAGATGAACAAGGAAATATTTGGGCTGCAACATTAAAAGGTATTTATATTTTTAACGATACCGCATTACAAAATACACCCAATGCATTAAGCAATATAAACACATCCGTTTATTACGTTTATCACGATAAAAATCAAATTAAGTGGATTTGCACCGATAAAGGACTTTATAAATTCGATTTACCCAAAAATAAACTAATGCATTTCGATGCAAAACATGGTTTTATAGATGGCATTGTTACAACTATTATTAAAGACCATCGTAACCATTATTGGTTAGCTACAAAAGAAGGTATTTTCTTTTTTAATGGTAAAAAATTTAGAAACTTTAATAAAACTATACATGGATTAAATTCTGATAATATTTACGTTCTTACCACCGACTTACATAATCAATATTTAATTGCAGGTACGAATAAAGGATTAAACAAAATTGATTTAGATTATTTTTATAATAACGATAGTTTAATTGTCAAAACCTATTCGCTAAACGACGGTTTTTTAGGACAAGATTGTAACCGGAATGCAATATTGGTCGATAGTCTTAATAATATTTATATTGGCACAACGAACGGTGTTACCATTTACAAACTCAATGAAGAAACAATAAATAATATAAAGCCAAATATTGTTATTCATAAAATACTATACAATTTTCAAGATTTTGATTGGTCGGAATATTGCGATTCAATCAACGCAGAAACCAAACTCCCCATAAACCTCAAATTACCCTATAACAAAAACCATTTAACCTTTCAATTCGATGCCATTTCGTTTAAAAACCCTGAGAAAGTACAATATCAATTTAAAATGATAGGTTTGGACGACAACTGGTCGCCTATAATGAAAAAAAATGAAGCCGATTTTCCTTCACTCCCTCCAGGGAATTACACCTTCCTTGTTCGAGCTTCAAACGAAGACGGTATTTGGAGCGACCCTTATGAATTCTCATTTATTATTGAACCTCCTTTCTATAAAACATGGTGGTTTATATCTACCATTATTTTAGTCATTATTATTGCCATTATAGCTTTTATTAAATATCGCGAACGCTCACTTATTAAAGAGAAACAACGTCTTGAAGCCATAGTAAAAGAACGTACTGCCGAAGTTGTTCAGCAAAAAGAAATTGTTGAACAAAAAAATAAAGATATTACCGATAGCATCAATTACGCTCGCAATATTCAAGAAGCTCTCCTACCTTCAATTGACGAAGTTAAACAATTTTTCCCTGATAGCTTTATTTTATACTTTCCTCGCGATATCGTTAGTGGCGATTTTTATTGGATAACACAAAAACAAAATCGAATATTTTTTGCAATTGCCGACTGTACTGGACATGGAGTTCCTGGCGCTTTTATGAGTATGTTAGGTATTACATTCCTCGACGAAATAGTTTCTAATTATCCTTTAGCACATGCCAATGAAATACTTAACCAACTTCGAACCGAAATTATATATTCGCTAAAGCAAAACGAAAAAGACAGCACCTCAAAAGATGGAATGGATATCGCTTTCATTATTTACGATATTCAAAACAAAACACTCGAATATGCCGGAGCCAATAATCCATTGTATATTATTAAAGAAAATAACGATTTTATAGAAATTAAAGCCGATAAAATGCCTATTGGCAAACACATTACTAACGAACCTTTTACCAATCATATACTTAACATCGAAAATAACATGTGTGTTTATATGTTTTCAGATGGTTATGCAGACCAATTCGGAGGTCCTAACAGAAAAAAATTCAAATATCAATCACTCAAACAACTTATTGCAACTTATCACCATTTACCAGCCAACGAACAAATGCATATTTTCCGTCAACGTTTTTACGAATGGAAAGGGAACTTAGAACAAATTGATGATGTGCTCATAAGTTGTATAAAATTTAAAGTATAAAGCAATTCAATTATGGTAGTATTTCCAAATGCAAAAATTAATCTTGGTTTAGCCGTTACTGAAAAGCGTCTTGACGGATATCACAACCTCGAAAGCATTTTTCTACCTATTACTTTATGCGATGTATTAGAAATTCTACCCTCTCATACACTCACCATTAAAAATTATGGCTTTAATATTGATGGAAACATAGAACAAAACCTATGTTACAAGGCATTCAAACTTCTTCAAAACGATTTCAATATTCCACCTGTTACGATCATTCTTCACAAAAATATTCCGATGGGAGCTGGTCTTGGCGGAGGCTCATCAGATGCGGCATTTACTTTAAAAACATTAAATAAACTATTTGAATTAAACTTAAGCCTATCACAATTATCGCATTATGCAAAACGTATCGGAAGCGATTGTAATTTTTTTATTGAAAACATTCCTGCATATGCGACTCAAAAAGGAGATGAACTAAATCCTATCTCTTATTCATTCAACAATATTTACATAGTAATTTTAAAAAAGAGCATTCACATTCATACCGCAGAAGCATATCAACAAATTTCACCCCATAAAACCTTGTATTCTTTTAAAGAAATAATTGAAAAAATAAGTACAGACGAATGGAAAAACTATTTTTATAACGATTTTGAAATATCGGCTTTTTCAAACTACCCTGAACTTAAAGCTTTAAAACATTATTTATATCAACAAGGTGCTTTTTATGCCAGCATGACGGGCAGTGGTTCGGCTATTTATGGGCTTTTTAAATTTGAACCCAAGTTTACTGTTAACGATATTTTTTTTTGGAAAGGTAAAATCCTAGTATAAAAATAAACGACCATTATTCCTTACCTGCCAAATAATCACTCAGATACTCAAAATGAGGTGTAAGTTTTCCATTTTTCAAAATGGTGGCTCGTTCAATAACCTTACTTTCTTCTTCTTTCAATAATTCGGGCAATATTTTATGATAAAAAGCTTTAGCAAAATCGGCCGACGAACTTCGAGGCAATTCGGCAGGCAAGTTATCTATAGCCATTACCGTTATATTCCCGTCTTTAAAAGGATCGTCTTCTTGTTGTGTATGAGGATTGTATCCATATATGGGATCATCTATTTTCGAAGCTCTTATGGTCGATGCAATAGGTTTTTTAATATCGCAACTTACGTCGCCTATAATAGAAATATTAAAATTGGGATGTAAATAGTCTTCAGGACGTAATATTTCTGGAGAGCGTGGATCCCAAAAATGACAAGCAATATATATATCTGCTATTAAAGCAAAGGGTAAGAAATTCGCTTTATATTCTTCGGGGTGATCAATAAAATGTTGCAAATCATGATGCTCATTTCTAATATGTTTATTATAATGCCAAGGGTCGAGTCTACAAAAAACGGCTTCATTAAATGTTTGAGTTAAAAATTCATCTGGGCTTACTTCTTTGATATGTAAATGCGATAAAGTTTCTAAAGCACCATGAGCCACTCTTCCACCGCCTGTAATTACAATCTTAACAGGAGGTAATTTTATGTTTTCTAATTCTTTAAACATTTCTATGTGGTCATAGCATTGGTAAGCTCTTTTTAAATTAAAAAGTTTGTGTTTTTGTCCTAATGTCCATATCGTATTGTATGCCCCTACAATGCCTGCCCAACGACCAAATGCGATTAAACGCACATGATTTTCATCGGTCAAATATTCATAATCAATTAAAGTAATATTTAATTCTGCACATTTTTGAAGCAATGGACGATTATATGGCTGCTTTTTTCCGGTATGAGAAAAAAACATGTACTTTTTGCCTTTTTGCAAAGTAGGAATAGAAACTTCTTTTATACCGATTAATATATCAGCATCTTCTATATTATTCGATACTTCAATACCTTGCTGTAAATACTCATCATCGGTTATGGCACGAATATCGCTTGGCTGAACAACAATTTCGATATCCGAAAAATGATCTTTAATCGCTTTAGCAATTTCTGGTGTAATCGCTACTCTTCTATCGGGTGGAGTTTTCGTTTCTTTTATGATTCCTATCTTCATTGTTGACATTTTTGTCGCAAAGATAGAAGAAAAAGATAAACAAAACTACCTCTTTTTTAACACATATTTTACTTTAAGGTTGTAAGAAAATTGAACCACGGGTTCTAATATAATTGGGTTCACTATACACTCATAATTTTTATAATTCAAAGGATTATAAAACAAAGCAGGTACATTATAGTGAGAAATAACCTTGCTTCCCATTTTAGATGAATTTGAATTATATCGAGCAAATTCTACATACGAAGAATAACGTTCGAGTGGATATGTTGACTGCATATTTTCGTACACTAACTGATACTGCGATTCTGTTTTAACTCCTAATTTTTGTAACTCATTAACTTTTTTTTGAATGCTTTTAATACATATTTGTCTTAAGGAATCGTAAATTTGATTTGTATTTAATACCATATAATCTACTTTAATAATATCGTATATTTCATTCTTTGCAGCTTCGAGCATTATCTTTTCGGCAATTTCTTTATTTTTATAATGAATATGAATATTTTTTTTCAATTCATATCCGGTTGGAACTTCATGATAAGTTTTACTGAATAATTTTTTCTCAACTTCTATTTCAAAAATCGGAAATTGTGAAATATAATCTACATATATATCGCTCGATGCAATACCTAAAGGTTGTATAGC
Coding sequences within it:
- a CDS encoding PD40 domain-containing protein, translated to MKTITLSLFVLLFSLKLFAQNESRMMRFPTIYGNQIAFTYAGDLYIANMNDGIARKLTNYSGYETFPHFSPDGKYIAFTGQYDGNSEVYIVPATGGEPKRLTYTATLNRDDIADRMGPNNIVTSWTPDGKNIIYRSRKASWNDFVGQLYSISIEGGMSEQLPLSSGGFNSFSPNGEKIAFNRVMREFRTWKYYKGGMADDIRIFDFKTKTIENITQNPSQDIFPMWWQNEIYFISDRDRTMNLFVYNTQTKQTTKLTQFDDFDIKFPSINDGKIVFEKGGFLYWFDIATKQIQKIKITIADDHLYSLNKWVDASKFINDYDIAPDGSRLLVSARGDVWTIPSQTGININHTQSSNSHEREVAYSPDGKYFAFLSDQTGEYEIYIQETHSNKPPIQLTQGNDNYIFSFLWSPDSKKILFNDKKFNLKYVDIHTKQITLVYQSKSWEINDYTWSPDSKWIAFVDRTLQNTMSQIFIYNITNKTTTSITSSWYSSSNPCFSKDGKYLFFTSDRDFNPIYSNTEWNHAYVDMSKIYFVTLQKEITNPLAPTNKTIFFSDEDTSKKKIKTPTSIRIDFDNIYNRIIALPIKAGNYWNLKWADNLLYYNYSSESSETSSIHAFDFEKKKENKIGDYNNFKISADEKHMAIIKDNKYYIVDLPKDEINLNNVEALSFKGMKTYINTKEEWMQIYNEAWRQMRDFFYDPNMHAVNWKNIYEKYKPLAQACAHRNDLTYVIGEMIGELNVGHAYVGGGDQNNPERVKLGLLGAIISRHPSGYFKIDKILKGENWNPTLRSPLTEVGVNVNEGDFIIAVNNQSVKNVNDIYKLLTNKANIPIELTISNKPDELTTHKVVVTPIDDEAPLYYYNWVQENIKKVSNATNGEVGYVHIPDMGVEGLNEFAKYFYPQLNKKALIVDDRGNGGGNVSPMIAERLKRQVAFFGMARNQIEGEPTPNQMILGPKVLLINQYSASDGDLFPYQFKKYGIGKVIGVRTWGGVVGIRGSLPFVDGGYLMKPEFGHYASDGKSWIIEGYGVEPDIEVDNDPYKEYMGEDQQLNKAIEIILDEMKRNPVEKAPIPPFPDKTK
- a CDS encoding SpoIIE family protein phosphatase, with translation MRSFLFFLFILLNSFFCFSQNQFYRTFGVENGLSQSIVFCLHQDHHNQLWIGTIGGGIDIFNGNQFINYSKGNGLPSNMIHNIYQDSNNTIWISTDNGLVKRNILTNQVYTTEHGLPSNNIWNFIEVSKNEYWIATDAGIAILKNNKITIPKFLSTIANNKIFSLFKDSKNRIWIGTFSNGLFYYDQQYIKAVLDSNNLPLKTTWTINEDNIGNIFIGTSQGAFIYTNKQELKPILGNSTFTNSFKLNEELYTCIYGGEIFKIMNGKISFVKALPISNVRSFIIDKEKNIWIGSENGLYQFPKTPFINWNQNQKLLQKSVFSICKGYAPNEFWIGFDNLGANYIKTKQFNITETNSFIQIGYILKEKPKINKKNIKALIGSFISSIIIDNNGKTWFGTLNGITIFNPKDSTYWHISNQNSSDLKNIIIHPTINRSVNHLSKDEQGNIWAATLKGIYIFNDTALQNTPNALSNINTSVYYVYHDKNQIKWICTDKGLYKFDLPKNKLMHFDAKHGFIDGIVTTIIKDHRNHYWLATKEGIFFFNGKKFRNFNKTIHGLNSDNIYVLTTDLHNQYLIAGTNKGLNKIDLDYFYNNDSLIVKTYSLNDGFLGQDCNRNAILVDSLNNIYIGTTNGVTIYKLNEETINNIKPNIVIHKILYNFQDFDWSEYCDSINAETKLPINLKLPYNKNHLTFQFDAISFKNPEKVQYQFKMIGLDDNWSPIMKKNEADFPSLPPGNYTFLVRASNEDGIWSDPYEFSFIIEPPFYKTWWFISTIILVIIIAIIAFIKYRERSLIKEKQRLEAIVKERTAEVVQQKEIVEQKNKDITDSINYARNIQEALLPSIDEVKQFFPDSFILYFPRDIVSGDFYWITQKQNRIFFAIADCTGHGVPGAFMSMLGITFLDEIVSNYPLAHANEILNQLRTEIIYSLKQNEKDSTSKDGMDIAFIIYDIQNKTLEYAGANNPLYIIKENNDFIEIKADKMPIGKHITNEPFTNHILNIENNMCVYMFSDGYADQFGGPNRKKFKYQSLKQLIATYHHLPANEQMHIFRQRFYEWKGNLEQIDDVLISCIKFKV
- a CDS encoding 4-(cytidine 5'-diphospho)-2-C-methyl-D-erythritol kinase; the encoded protein is MVVFPNAKINLGLAVTEKRLDGYHNLESIFLPITLCDVLEILPSHTLTIKNYGFNIDGNIEQNLCYKAFKLLQNDFNIPPVTIILHKNIPMGAGLGGGSSDAAFTLKTLNKLFELNLSLSQLSHYAKRIGSDCNFFIENIPAYATQKGDELNPISYSFNNIYIVILKKSIHIHTAEAYQQISPHKTLYSFKEIIEKISTDEWKNYFYNDFEISAFSNYPELKALKHYLYQQGAFYASMTGSGSAIYGLFKFEPKFTVNDIFFWKGKILV
- a CDS encoding alanine dehydrogenase, with amino-acid sequence MKIGIIKETKTPPDRRVAITPEIAKAIKDHFSDIEIVVQPSDIRAITDDEYLQQGIEVSNNIEDADILIGIKEVSIPTLQKGKKYMFFSHTGKKQPYNRPLLQKCAELNITLIDYEYLTDENHVRLIAFGRWAGIVGAYNTIWTLGQKHKLFNLKRAYQCYDHIEMFKELENIKLPPVKIVITGGGRVAHGALETLSHLHIKEVSPDEFLTQTFNEAVFCRLDPWHYNKHIRNEHHDLQHFIDHPEEYKANFLPFALIADIYIACHFWDPRSPEILRPEDYLHPNFNISIIGDVSCDIKKPIASTIRASKIDDPIYGYNPHTQQEDDPFKDGNITVMAIDNLPAELPRSSSADFAKAFYHKILPELLKEEESKVIERATILKNGKLTPHFEYLSDYLAGKE
- a CDS encoding SIMPL domain-containing protein; translated protein: MKRISFFIAFIATTSNLVLGQAAGNYFYNQSKSKSEVSGGIFDEANYRGYVQQNQYYPTTVSSNDTAFMLECNAIMNVKADEYVMILGTSQIAESLEDCHQMLNKRIENFKQAIQPLGIASSDIYVDYISQFPIFEIEVEKKLFSKTYHEVPTGYELKKNIHIHYKNKEIAEKIMLEAAKNEIYDIIKVDYMVLNTNQIYDSLRQICIKSIQKKVNELQKLGVKTESQYQLVYENMQSTYPLERYSSYVEFARYNSNSSKMGSKVISHYNVPALFYNPLNYKNYECIVNPIILEPVVQFSYNLKVKYVLKKR